Below is a genomic region from Triticum dicoccoides isolate Atlit2015 ecotype Zavitan chromosome 5A, WEW_v2.0, whole genome shotgun sequence.
GTTCATCAACCACAGAAAAATAAATCACATAGATAGAAAGAGCTTGCTCAATGCAGTACATACTTACTTTCCTATAATACCTAAATAATAAGATGAAATAGACGACCAATGTGAACAATTTGACAAGCTGCATTCATATTAATGGGGTATGGAACAAACTTATTTACTACATAATATATAGGCCACGAAAGCCAGATTACAGTATCATTTACAAAAGCCAGATTACAGTACCATTTAGCCCCATGGAACTAATTGATGTTCAGAACAGTACCTAGACAAACAAGACAGCCAACACGAGGATCTCCATGCCACTAACGCCACCTCATTTGTGTTGTCCAGTTCAAGATCTATCCAGTAAATCAGCAAACAAACAGCAGATGCATAGGGGATTTAATCAGCTTTGTTTCTTCTTTTCAGAACGAAGTTGTGTTTCGTAGCAAATCTGATGTGTTGCCACCACGGTTCTCTTCATGTGTAACAGAAAGAGAGGGTCAGGGTTAGAGAGAAAGAGGGGACAAAGGGAAGCGGGGGAGCACCTGAGTGTGGAGGGGACGCTGGCCTCACCAGGCATCCACCCGTGGTGGAGAGGAGGAGCTTCAGGAGGAGCACGTGGACGACGGCGCCGCACCACCgcacgagccgccgtccgccgcacCACCGCACTGACCCTCTACCATTCGACGCCGCCTCCTTCTCCTatttcctctctctttctccctcctctccttcttctccctcTCATCTTCTCTATCCCGCAGATCGAACcgaggccgccgccgtcgccctttGCTTGTAGGTTGCCGCTGCCGCCGGGGAAGCGCGCCTCCGCGCCTGCACACCTCGGATCTCGGGGTGGAACGCGAAGAGAAGGGAGGGGCTCGCGGCGCGCGGGGGGGTGGGGGGGCAgacggggagggaaggggtggcggCACTAGGAGGCTAGGGATCGGGGAAGAGAGAAACGTGGGTGGGTGGGGGCGCGAGTGCGGGCGGAGGCAGCGGCTAGGGTTTCTCCACGGGCAGGCTGCGTTTTATATGCCTGTGCGTGTGAAATGACTAAAATGCCCTTGGCGCGGCATGGAATTTACAGGCGGTGGCACGAGAGTTTATAGGGCGACGTGGATGACTTGGTCCTGCCTAGCATTCTAGGAGGGTTTATATGTTCAATAATTATTTGTCGTATGTGATGTGATCTGCAAACTATGTATCCAGATTTGGTTCTTTTTGTTTCTCTAACATAGTACAAAACATTTAATGATCCATTACATGTAGATTTATTTGAAACTTTGATTTAATTTTAAATGAAAAGCGCAGAATTTTCCATATGTACTTGTACATATGCTTATCAAGGTTGTGCGTGTGCTACACAAAATATTTGAAGCAATTCGGCAAAGATTATATTTCCATCAGTTCATACTCAAATATACAACAAGTttggagaaaacaaaaaaataaagtttgaAGTTGAGAAACATGGGATGTTTGCTCATATTATCATACATGTGTGGCCGTTCAATACCTCAGTAcaaacatacaaatatactattacGAGTACTCTGTTTTTTGATCGGAAAAATAACACGATGGGTCTCACTATATTCAAAATTAGTCTTCAACGGTTGCGAATTTGAGAAAaagattcaacatgactaagtttctcaTTTTCAatatctttccaacggtatattatttgccccattgcgACAAACTTCTAAAAAGATcacgttcaaaatcaaatttgaccgtattcgaattcgaatttaaaccgtaaggaattagaaaaacatttctatacaaaaacattgcgcattttccatagctttccaacgctgtatcatttgcgtcaatccgagcaaccgtttgcaaaaaaaagcgaaaatacgtttcgcctagaatttcaccgtttttcaaattacttttaaatcatatataatttaaaaaaaatagtagatatatggaagatgcggattttaccagctttccaacgccatcttatttgctcaattccgacaaaccatttgaaaattaagtccaaaatacgattGCGTTTTTGGTTaaaaaatggttttttcaaaactgctcttaaaccgtgatgattttgcaaaaagtttctatATATTTGTAATTTAGATGTTCAgaactttccaacgatatattacacgccccattcCGACGAAAAGACAATCAGTTCGACGAGAAGAAAATCATTAGTAGAACCGCCTGAAAccatcagttcaagtagggtaacagaataatattctgttatgcgAAACAGAATAGTCCATATATATAAATTCATCAAAAGTcattgcattttcaaacttttgtcATAAAAACATATGAAATAGCAGATACAATAAAGAGAGTGCCAAACAAAAACACTAATAGAAGGAAATACATAATTACAGCAGTGGTTACCGAGAGCCGAGTCTTGGCTCTCAGGAATGCCTACCTTTACCGAGAATGCCTCTCGGTAAAGCACCTAAACCTAGATCTTAGTCGACCCCTTTCTTTCTATCCTTCACTTCGCTCTTCCTTTCCTTCCCCGCGCtgccaccgaaaccgccaccgccaccatctgccgccgcctcctccaccaccgccaccaactgtcgccgccttcaccgccgtcaTTTGCTACTACCGCCCCCAACTACCGCCACCGTTGTCATTTCTTCATGGAAGGCGCCCGGCGCGGTGGTTCTTTGATGCAGCCCTAAGACGGCCGCCGCAGCGGAGCTTCACCGACGGCATGGCGGCTGGAGATGCCCCCAGGTAGCCACTGCCCTCCTCTCCCACCCCCTCCCACCTCCCATCCCACTGCCCCCACCCAGCTCTCAACCCCAATCCCTCTTCTCCCCTGCCCTCTTCTTCACTTGCGCCTCTTCGTTCGTATTACAGGAGCCTTCCATCAAAGTTAACTTGAACTTGCAGTAGCAGTTACAAACTTGAACCTATAAACACTTTAAATCTTGCACAATTATTTAATGTTGTTATATTGATGTTCAATGATGCAAATTGATATTATGTTAAATTGTTGTCAAAATGCTGCTGAAATGCTGACAAAATGTAGTGAAATGCAGTTAAAACGCTGCTAAAATGTTTGTTGAATGATGCAAAGTGACAAGATGTTGAGTTGGAGATGTTTTCATGCCAATTCGCTGCTGAAATGTTGCGCTTTAGCTGCTATTTTGTTGCCAAAATGTAAGCTTGGCATGTAAAGAGTTAAGGGCATACATGTCTTTTTCCAATGATGTTAGCCCTAGTTAGTCATTAGTGGTATTTTTGCTAGAGAAAACCGAAATTAGTGGTATATTACCAAGTTGGATTTCACTAGTGGTATATTGCCAAGTTCGGTTTTCACTAGTGGTATTTTGGCTATTGTCTCTTatttataattgtatttttttttattttcagattactcCCCGTTTTAGTTACTAATACATTTCATTTTGTTTTCAGattctgatggcggctctagtaagTACCGGAGAGTCTCGAGTGGTAGGGCGACCCACATCAGCAACTCTGGCACGACCGAGTCGTCCGCCTCCCACCAGGTCGCTACCGATGACGAGTTGTCATCAGATGGCGATGTCGGAGTGGGCTTAGATGTACCGATCCGCTCGCTACCCAGTCGGGCGACATGGAGGCCTCGGACGGCTCGGGGTCTACCTCGAGCAACACTTCCAAGAGAAAGAAATCCGGGCGTGGTCCAGAAAAGGTCCAGGAACCAACGGTTGCCGGCAACCGTCCTGTCATTTCCCCGACAGGAGAGGGGTAAGCAAGCATTTCATTTGCAACATTTTTGGATGTCACAACTTTGACACTCACATATGCTTGTCTTTTTCATCATGCAGTCAGTGGAAATTTATGCCGACACCGCCTAAGGGGCGCGCCCGCCGAACCACGTCATCGGCTCCCTCTTAAGGAAGCACTTCCCCGGGTTAGCCAAGCCGGGTGATGACGAGCCGCCATCGCCAGGTTTAACCTAGGAGCATTACCAACACACCAAGGACGAGCACAATGTCACCATGGCCACCCGGGTCATCACCAGTTTTTTTGTAAGTATCTTCGCCCCGGCCACTGCACTTTTGCATATCCAAATCCTTGTATTAATTGCCATATGCTTTCTTGTAGCAAATTTGTTTGCGTGGATGCTGAGAAGCAGAAGGCGATGAAAGGCATCGTGAAATCTTCCCGGAAGATACTCTCTGGCACTAAGCACACGCTGCGGTACAAAGTCGTGATGCAGTGTCGGCTGCTCGACGACAAGGGAGAGAAGATGACAAGGAAGACTGCTTACCGGACCAACTTGTCGCGAGAAGAATACTTGTCATTGGTAAGTGACTACATCAGTTGCTAGTACTTTGATTCATCCGCCTCTTGTCCTCAATGATTCGATTTTGTCTGACTAGGTGAGGGAATCCTGGATGAAGGCCGATTGTTGGGAGGCCCTGGTTAACATGTGGTGTGACCCGGCATGGTAGGCGCAGCATGTGGAGAAGGGAAACGATCGCGCCAAAATGCCAGGCCCGGCTCATGTCCAGGGGAGTCGGAACCTAACTGCTCTCAAGCAACACATGGTATGTGGATTAAAGATGTTAACGTTTTCGCACGGGCATCTTGGTTCATGCTTGTCGGTGGAGGAGAAGTACGGGACCTTCAAAGAGGTCTTCTAGGAGGTGCACGGGCAAGACGCCGAACCTGCGTCCAAGCCCCTTGATGGTGAGCTTCTCGTCATTGCTGGCCAGTGGAAGGGCCATGGCCGCCACCTCCTTTGCGACGGGGGATCGCCACCTCCTCGCATCGCAAGCTGCACGAGATACGCGTGTCGAGCACCGGCTCAACTCCGTCCATACGGATTCGCCCAACCGCTGTGTCACGTGAGACCCTCCAACTATCACGGCCTTGCCCTTCCTCCCCTGATGGCAAGGTAATAAGAGGCAAGGAAACAAGATGAATATTTTTGGACGTGGagtttctacacccaggagcaaatgctcctgaTGTGAACAGTGacaccaaaaaaaattcaaaaacaattcaaaaaattatgatttttttgtGCCATACTTTCATaaatgtttgttgtgcatgcaaaatttcatcgcaAAATCACATTGGTAGAAGGCGTGGTaaaaaaacaaaattgatgctctgaaaatgttacttacaaaagcattttggagctccGATTTTGTTTTTTTGGCACAACTTTCACCAATGTGATTTcgtgatgaaattttgcatgcacaacaaacatttgtggaagtatgtcacaaaaaaaattcagagtttattttttaattttactgttcacaccaggagcatttgctcctgggtgtagaaagGTACTTttgaatatttttcattttctttccttTTCCAATTAGCACTATATGTATTTGTGTTACTGATGTGACTCGGTGGTGATTATAGTTTGACTTAAGCATCTTATTGTGAGTTGGTAGGGGGAATCAGTGGTGTGATTCTCTTCAATGAACCAAAGTACTTTCAATCTAAAACAAAAGTAAACCAAATTGGCAGTACAACGAGATGCTCCAGATACAGTTCGGTTTAGTTCAGTGGCACCTCAAAAGCTATGCATATGTTGTTTCCATTCTCTATAAACCTGTAAATGAACAGATAGTCTATCTAGGAAACTAGCATACCAGGGAAATCAATTGATTTGAAGGCATGCAGCTTTGAATATGGAGTCTTTAGTTTTAGAGAATACGATTAAAAAAATGTTAGTATGCCATGCTTATCACAATAAGTACCCAGTGCATGGGCATCACGGAAAACGACCTCACGTTGctccatcatcttcatcaccaCAATTTCCTAGCGAATATGCACTAGGGCCAATAAGTATCTTGCAGGTTAGTTTGACTTATTTTCTCTCTACCTAAAGTATGGTGTTGTAAAAGCTCTTGGCACATCCAATGTGGTTAATTGAGAAACAACCCAAACGATGAGTGCAGTTGATGCCATGTTAATCTATAATTTCTGTTGATTGAATTGAAATGTTTATAAATGAAAAATgcatgaatctttgaatgtacttgcgtccTGATGCTTTCATGCTCAAGGTAACTAGATTATGGGAGCGCCCGTTTGACAATTTGGCGCCTGCACGTTTCTTGACTGGGCCGTTTTTGAATCTGGCCCATTCCCTGCTGACAAAGGAAAACGTGAAGAAACAACAATGCAAGAGCTGGGGTTCGAACTCACCAACTCAGGTCTATACACACTAACGCAACACCACTGGACCAAGCTCATCTAGGTGTCTATTAACAGAAAACAGTTCTACTTATTGCTTCTAATAAAACATTAACTGAAATTTCAAAATTACTtcaaaagttcatcggttttgaaaaaagttcatcaatttttaagaaaagttcacataaaattgaaaaaaagtttatcgattttaagaaaagttcacaatctttttaaaaaagttcatcgattttgaaaaaagttcatcgattttgaaaaaagttcatcgattttgaaaaaagttcatcaaaatttgaaaaaagttgatcaatttgaaaaaaagttcatcaaaatttgaaaaaaagttcatcgagtttatGTTCGGCGACAATTTTTTCGGTCCCCTATTAATTGTTTTCAGAAGTAGGCCGTGCATTCTATTTCATACTCCAGGTATGGTAACTTCTGTTGTTACTCCAGGTTCGATAATAATGCTATTTCATTCTGCATTTAAATTTTTAGAATAAACTAACAATCTGAAATTAATATTGTTCACCCAGATCAATTGAATACTGACGCAAGTTTTGGTCTCCATGGCGAACACAAgtttttttcttccgttgcaacgtacgggctcttttgctagtaagatGTAAAGATAAATACTCTAGTTGAGAGAAATAATATCTTCAATAAGGGGTTTGGGGTTACATCATTCATCAACCATCATTTGCTCTCTCATCATTACAAGGACATAAGAATTTGTACTGATCAAATGTGCCTGTACAGATCTCTCTCTGTTTACTTGTACATGGGCATTACAATATCTTCAGTCAACCAAGATACTGTAGACAAATACTCCAACATCTAGCATATGGCATATTCTAACAAATACTCCAAGAAACTGTAAGCAGCTAGGAGTAACAAGCATCTGGAAATTCTTTCAGGATCAAGCAGCTAGACTTACCAAATGCTTTGTTTCCTCCAGGTCCATGTAGATTCACAGCAAATTCAGAAGTTAACAACAATGTTATTGTATTTTATCAAAACTGTACAAATTAATGACACCAATTTCAGAAATTGACAGCAAATAGCACTTCAAAAAATTAACAACAAATTCCATAACAATGAGCTAAACCTGACAAGCCATAACATTGAGTTAAACCTACAATGAGTTAACATTCAGTTAAACCTGACAAGCCAACAGAGTTGCAGTATTTATCAGGATGGGAACCCACCCTACTGTGAACTTGGCAGCAATGTTCTTGTGTGTTTTCTCTCTGTTGCGCCAGCAACAGAAACTGATTGGTCACTCTCTGTTGTGTAATTTACCAAATCATATTTCTTTTGCTTATTGCCATTGAGTCTTTAATATCATCATATATCAGAGTAAGGCGCACATATTAGATTTTTCCAATATGTCTGTCAGTGCGCTTTGGTCCATATAATACTCCTCTTAAATCAACATAAGTAAGACAATACCTGACTCATACGAGCAGCTGCATATCAACACGGCAGGTCAAGACAGCAGCTTGACAACGTTTTAGTGATCATGACAAGTTCACAAATGACAAACCACAACACAACGGGCATAGTAAGTTCCTGTTTCTCCGACTTCTCTCACAAGTCATAAAAGACACAACCGCACACATAAGACATAAGAAAGTTCCAGAGTCACACACATCATAAAGGAGACACGTTCATGAAACTTAAATACTTGATAAAAATGATAACTTGACAGCATGATGCCATCAACTGATCTCCTCAATCACCAGCCATTCTGCCACAGTCCTCAACAGCTTAGGGCCAAGGCAACGAGCTCGCCTTCCAGCGCGCCTACGTGAGCGCCTTATTAGACCTTCTTGAGCCAACCCACTTTATCAAACACTGGAGCAGGCCAGTTGGACCAATGCTGATTGGGATCCAAGGGCGGCAAAGAGAGCCCTCAAGGTGTCATCTTGCATCTTCCGGAGTCCAGGCATCGGTCCACTGAGCCAACGGTCATTGGATGACCGATTCATAGCAGTAAGACTGGGTGTAATCCACACGGGAGATGGCCAGTTGGACCAAAGCTGAGGAGACACAAGGTCCACCTCGCTATTATTGCCCAAGCCAACTACTCCAATATCACGAGGACTACTCTTACGGTTTTTATTGTACTCATCATCGTCAGTAAAGTAGGCATGATTTCCCTTGAGAGCAGGGTAATCTTTGGCACTCAGACAAAGTGGATTGTTGTGTCCAAGAAACAGCACATGGTCAGGCAAGCAATCAATTTCCACAAGCCTCTCTGTGCAATCATCAACTGTGTGTAATTTGATTTCCGTAGTATGCGGAACATATATTTCAGGGTCACCATCTTCATCAGGATCCTCAAACTCTTTAAACCTTGAAACAAGCAGCAGACCACCCCATGGGGCCTGAACAATGTATACGGCATCGGGATAAAAATCCTCGTCGACTCCTCTAATAATTTTCATTGTAACAGCAGGACCACTAAGATCGAAGGCATGGATTTCTCCCTTTATATCCACTGCGTACAACAACCCATCCTTGTAGGTGCAGTCCTGATAGTGATGGTGTGGTGGCAGCAAGGTCCACTTATCATCCCCTACTCTTGCAAACGAGAGGTGATTGTATGGCTCGTGGATTAGCGCAACGATGTAGCTTCCTGTGGATGTATCATGAAACACAAACGCCTTGATCTGGAGCTGTTCCCGCAGCTCACAACCAGCGAGGATCGATGGTGTGAAGAAAGCTCGTCTTGCAGAGTGACTTGGGTATTCATACTTCTGGACAGCACCCAAGTCATCAAAGATGGGCTTCACGTACTCCATGGTGGTCACCGAAGGGAGAGCAATCTGTTGACCAGTGATAGGATTGACGAGGTGCATTTCAGATCTATCATCGACGGTTACCAGGAAGCCGAGTGAGGACCCAATCAAAAACCTACTGCTGAGAGGTGGCTCCGGAAGGGTTAACCTGTAAACCCTCTTCTCCACTAGGCTGTAGAGGCATGCAACATTCTCACCGGCAGATTCAGAGGTGTAGAGCAGGCAAGGCGTCTGGGTCTGCTTGTACTTCCCGAGGTTGCGCAGTGTGGTGTAGGCAGAGTGCCATAAGGTGCAGACAGAGCCAGCACGCACAAGGTCAGGGATCTCAAGAGTGGCAAAGACATGCATCAAGATGTCTTCTGGTAGTTCAGGAAGTGTGCCCACAGTAGTATCTATCAGTAGTGTCTTCTTCAGTAAACTGGGTGGAGAGAGACCTAGCAGCTTAGATAAAACTGGTAGTGCCCCGAAGTTCGTTACCATGGCTATACTAGGGGCATCCATGGGAGTACAATCTCTGTTGGAAGACGAACTGCTTCTGCTGAAATACTTGCAAAATAACAACTTGGGTAGAGCACGAAGAGGGCAGACAAGATTGTGGTCATATTTATAGATCACCAACCGAGGTTGCCTCACTCCTAAACCGAGTAGGTGAAGCAGATCCGAGTAGCCCAAGGAAATCACTAGATTTTGACTTCCTGAGGCTTGTGGCATCAGAACTTGGACCAAATCTGGATAAGACTCgggcttgttgttgttgttttacATGCTAAAAGACGGATCTTTTCTGCCAGAACACCGATCCTGTTTGCTTCTCCGAGATCCCCTCCGGTTCCGGGAAGGGGGGAAGAAAGAGCACTAACCGTTGGCTGCCGGCACGAGCAGATTGGGTGCGGCCTGGGGAGGAGGAGCACATCCACGGAGCTCCGCCGGCGCATCCCAGGAGGGGAGCGTTCCGCCTCGAGCTGACCATCCACCACGGAATCAGGTGGTACTGTGGGATCCATCAGTcccacggcggccggcggcggtTCTGGGTGGAGGATAGGACCGAGAGTACAGCTGGGGAAGACTCGCCGAGGTCGGGAGGGAAGGGGAGGCGGCGAGGTGCGAACGATGCGTGCGGCAGCGCTCTGCTGTATTGGGGGGCGGCAGCGCTCTGTGGGAGGCGGACGGTGCCGGAGGGGAAGGGGACTCATCTATACATTTTTTTTTGAGGAATGGGACTCATCTATACATACCaggccatgggcagcccggccgaGCTGATCGTAccgtcgggccgggctcgggcctggaCATTGAGCCCGACAGGCATACCGGCCCGGGCTCGGGCCTGCGAAAAACATGATTTTAGTCGTAGTCGGACCGGGCCGACCGGGCCATGTCAAGCTTGTTCAGGCTTGGGCTCAATCTAGTAGGTCCGAAGGTCGGGCCGGGCTAGACTCAAGCCTGGGTTTTCAGCATCGGCTTTTTTTAGCTCGGCCCGGCCCGACATATGCCTAGGTATATCACTCATCTAATCTTTGTATCTTTATTATTTTAAAAAATCTCTATTCTTTATTAGGACAATAAAACTAAGCCCGAGAGTATCTTTAGCAGATCCCGTAAACCGGGTCATTCGGCAAAACAACCATTGGGTTTACCGGACGAAGGCTATTTTGCCGTCCCGAACAGATCCAGTACATTTGACCATCCTAGATATTTTTTTGTGGGATTAATCCCAACCCAATTCCGCCATATCTACAAACTACCCGACTTGCCCTTGTTTTTGCCGGATCCCCTTTTCCCTTGGCACGAACCAACTTCCGGTTCCTTCCGTTCCCGCCTCTCATGCCGCCGTCGCCTCCAACCTCACCATCCCGCCTCACAGCGCCAAAAACCGACTGTATGGAATATCTGCAGCCGCTGGGTGCCCCATATCatgcgccgccgccacctccaatGTCGCTGCTCCGTCCGCCCACACCTTTCATGTCGCCGCCGCCCCAACTCCTTCCCCCGCCGCCATGAAGAGGAAGCGGCGGGGGAACCATCTCGTCCAAGGGGGCGCAGCCGGCGTGACACCACCCTCTTTCGGCGCCGCTCCGGTTCCTCCCGTCAAGGCCGCaggcgggaggaagaagaccgCCTCCACCGACCCCGTCGGTGCACGGGCAAAGCCCCAGAGGAAGAAGGCGACTGCGTCAagaggtcggcctcctcctccgcctctggcGGGCCACGGCCTCCCCATTCATGGCAACTCTACAGACGTCACACCTACCACGTGTTCGATGAAACGACCGGGAGGTAAAAAATCTTCATTTGCTCCGGTTATCTTTCCTTCACCCGTTGGAACACTTGTTTGAGCTTTGCCCATCAAATTTTGTAGACAAAGTGTGACATCCACATATACCGAGATGTTGGCCAAGTGTGCGACAGATTTGAGTTGCCCCTTAATGATTTTGATGCGCCTCATGTGGAGGTCGAGGCGGAGGTGGATCAAGTGAATGACGGTGGTGATGAAGTGCAAGTTATCGACGAGGCCGACTATGATGCTAGGGTGGGGAGGACCGACAACTACACAGAGAGGAAGTATGTGTGCTTGATTCAAGCATGGGAGAGTGTCTCACTTGACGCCGTGgtcgacaagatcaaagctataaaaATTATTGGCAAAGGATCAAGGACAAATACCACCAAATCATGTCGTTCCCTTCCGACCGGATCTTGAAGTCACTTCAAGGTTGTTGGGACATCATCAACAAAACTTGTGGCCGTTGGAGTGGGTGCTTGGAGCAAGTGCAGAATGCACCTCAAAGTGACGCCATTATTGATGATTATGCGAGTATTTCTTCATCTTGTTGCCTTTggttaatgacccacaagtataggggatcaattgtagtcctttcaataagtaagagtgccgaacccaacgaggagcgaaaggaaatgacaagcggttttcagcaaggtattctctacaagtgttGTAAGTAacagtgatagatagttttgtagcaagataattcctaacaagtaacaagtagcaGTAGTAATAAAGGTGCAGTAATGTGGCCCAATCTTTTTTAtaacaaaggacaagccagaatgctctcttataataagcaaagagtTCTGGAGGACACGTGGGAGTTGTCATCTAGTCAtgttcatcatgtttagttgattcgcgttcgttactctgataatttgatatgtgggtggatgagggagtcctggattaaggggtcctcgggcggacGAATTACTCGTTATAGGCCGAACTGGTGGGCCGTAAAGATCGCCACAGAAGATTATCCCTCGTATCCGGATAGGACTCCTATATGTGTAGAATGGCAAGTTTAAAGTCCGGATGTAATGTTTCCTTCCTCTGCAAGATGGttatgtacaaccctaggtccctccagtgcatatataaactggagggtttagtccgtagggacaatcACAATtaccataggctagacttctagagtttagccttatcgatctcgaggtagatcaactcttgtaatcctcatattcatcaagatcaatcta
It encodes:
- the LOC119299344 gene encoding uncharacterized protein LOC119299344, translated to MPQASGSQNLVISLGYSDLLHLLGLGVRQPRLVIYKYDHNLVCPLRALPKLLFCKYFSRSSSSSNRDCTPMDAPSIAMVTNFGALPVLSKLLGLSPPSLLKKTLLIDTTVGTLPELPEDILMHVFATLEIPDLVRAGSVCTLWHSAYTTLRNLGKYKQTQTPCLLYTSESAGENVACLYSLVEKRVYRLTLPEPPLSSRFLIGSSLGFLVTVDDRSEMHLVNPITGQQIALPSVTTMEYVKPIFDDLGAVQKYEYPSHSARRAFFTPSILAGCELREQLQIKAFVFHDTSTGSYIVALIHEPYNHLSFARVGDDKWTLLPPHHHYQDCTYKDGLLYAVDIKGEIHAFDLSGPAVTMKIIRGVDEDFYPDAVYIVQAPWGGLLLVSRFKEFEDPDEDGDPEIYVPHTTEIKLHTVDDCTERLVEIDCLPDHVLFLGHNNPLCLSAKDYPALKGNHAYFTDDDEYNKNRKSSPRDIGVVGLGNNSEVDLVSPQLWSNWPSPVWITPSLTAMNRSSNDRWLSGPMPGLRKMQDDTLRALFAALGSQSALVQLACSSV